A portion of the Streptomyces sp. NBC_01335 genome contains these proteins:
- a CDS encoding SCO2195 family GlnR-regulated protein: protein MQAAPVRAHTLPTVTHALRAVESLLLSSGQRTARRNAWTAVLEDRRRAKDRVEAQHVLEAVAEHRSSAT from the coding sequence ATGCAGGCCGCGCCGGTACGTGCCCACACCCTTCCGACCGTCACCCACGCTCTCCGCGCCGTGGAGTCGCTGCTGCTGAGCAGCGGCCAGCGCACCGCCCGCCGCAACGCCTGGACCGCGGTCCTGGAGGACCGCCGCCGCGCCAAGGACCGGGTCGAGGCCCAGCACGTACTGGAGGCCGTTGCGGAGCACCGTTCCTCGGCCACGTAA
- a CDS encoding DUF4191 domain-containing protein → MARKANTEGADSAENAGRLKQIALTYKMTRRSDPKIGLVLAGLGIVVFGVILAIGFAIGHPLYLGILGFVLAVLAMMIVFGRRAEAAAFGQMEGQPGAAAAVLDRIGRGWTTTPAVAMNRSQDVVHRAVGKAGIVLVAEGNPNRVKSLLAAEKKRMARIVVDVPVHDIIVGDGEGQVPLKKVRTKMLKYPRILSGPQVTAANDRLRAMGDLMSNMPLPKGPMPKGMRMPRGGKMR, encoded by the coding sequence ATGGCGAGGAAGGCAAACACTGAAGGCGCGGACAGCGCCGAGAACGCGGGGCGGCTCAAGCAGATCGCCCTGACCTACAAGATGACCCGGCGGTCGGACCCGAAGATCGGCCTCGTGCTCGCGGGGCTGGGAATCGTCGTCTTCGGCGTGATCCTCGCGATCGGTTTCGCGATCGGTCACCCGCTCTACCTGGGCATCCTGGGCTTCGTCCTGGCCGTCCTCGCGATGATGATCGTCTTCGGACGGCGCGCGGAGGCCGCGGCCTTCGGTCAGATGGAGGGCCAGCCCGGTGCCGCGGCAGCGGTGCTGGACCGGATCGGGCGCGGCTGGACCACCACTCCGGCGGTCGCGATGAACCGCAGCCAGGACGTCGTCCACCGCGCGGTCGGCAAGGCCGGCATCGTGCTGGTGGCCGAGGGCAACCCGAACCGGGTGAAGAGCCTGCTGGCCGCCGAGAAGAAGCGGATGGCGCGCATCGTCGTCGACGTCCCCGTGCACGACATCATCGTGGGCGACGGCGAGGGCCAGGTGCCGCTGAAGAAGGTGCGCACCAAGATGCTGAAGTACCCGCGCATCCTCAGCGGACCGCAGGTCACGGCGGCCAACGACCGGCTGCGGGCGATGGGCGACCTGATGAGCAACATGCCGCTCCCGAAGGGGCCCATGCCCAAGGGGATGCGGATGCCGCGCGGCGGAAAGATGCGCTGA
- a CDS encoding RDD family protein codes for MDNRQAIGSWLSGPQAAAEDMGVDFGYRGKRLGLPEEGPGSVAPLGRRFGAIFIDWALCLVIAYGLIAPGDQQAAGNWALLVFLVMSFLTVGTLGFTPGKRLLRLRVVSQDGGRFGLVRVLVRSVLLVLVIPALIWDRDGRGLHDRLSRSVQVRL; via the coding sequence GTGGACAACAGGCAAGCAATCGGATCGTGGCTCTCCGGCCCCCAGGCCGCCGCCGAGGACATGGGCGTCGACTTCGGCTACCGGGGCAAGCGCCTCGGGCTGCCCGAGGAGGGCCCGGGGTCGGTGGCCCCGCTCGGCCGCCGCTTCGGCGCGATCTTCATCGACTGGGCGCTCTGCCTGGTGATCGCATACGGGCTCATCGCTCCCGGTGACCAACAGGCCGCCGGTAACTGGGCGTTGCTCGTCTTCCTGGTCATGAGCTTCCTCACCGTCGGCACCCTCGGCTTCACTCCCGGCAAGCGTCTGCTGCGCCTGCGGGTCGTCTCCCAGGACGGTGGACGGTTCGGTCTGGTGCGCGTCCTCGTACGGAGCGTGCTGCTCGTCCTGGTGATCCCGGCCCTCATCTGGGACCGTGACGGGCGCGGACTGCACGACCGGCTCTCCCGGTCCGTCCAGGTCCGCCTCTGA